The Synechococcus sp. M16.1 genome includes the window CACGCCACCGCAGGTCATCACCGTGCAGCCTGTGAAACAATCCTGAGCACGCCTAGAGAATTGCTCGTGACTGCACCCCGGAAGCGCAGGGTCTTCCCCTTCACTGCGGTGATCGGTCAAGAGGAGATGAAGCTGGCCCTGCTTCTCAACGTGATCGATCCGCGCATCGGCGGCGTGATGATCATGGGAGACCGTGGCACCGGCAAATCCACCACGATCCGTGCCCTGGCCGATCTGCTGCCGGACATCGACGTTGTCGCCGGCGATCCCTACAACAGCTCGGCCAGCGATCCCGACCTGCAGAGCAGTGAGGTGCGCGAGCGGATGCAGCAGGGGGAAACCCTGAGCACCGAACCGCGGCAGGTGCCGATGGTGGACCTGCCCCTCGGCGCAACGGAAGACCGCCTCTGCGGCACCATCGACATCGAGAAAGCCCTGAGCGAAGGCGTGCGCGCCTTTGAGCCCGGCCTGCTGGCCAAGGCCAACCGCGGCCTGCTCTACGTGGATGAGGTGAATCTGCTCGACGACCACCTCGTCGACGTGCTGCTCGACTCCGCCGCCTCCGGCTGGAACACCGTGGAACGGGAAGGCGTCTCCGTGCGTCACCCCGCGCGTTTCGTGTTGATCGGTTCCGGCAATCCCGAGGAAGGCGAACTCCGCCCCCAGCTGCTCGACCGTTTCGGCATGAGCGTGGAAGTGCGCACCGTGCGTGATCCGGAACTGCGGGTGCAGGTGGTGGACCAGCGCACCGCTTTCGACAGCGATCCCGATGGCTTCAGCACCGCCGTGGAGGGCAACCAAAACGCCCTGCAACAGCGGGTGGTGGAGGCTCAGCAACGCCTCGGTCAGGTCACCATCGATGAGGATCTGCGCCTGCGCATCTCCGCCGTCTGCGGCGAGCTGGATGTGGATGGTCTGCGGGGTGACATCGTCACCAACCGTGCCGCCCGTGCCCTGGCCGCCTTCGAAGGACGCACGGAAGTGAGCGAGGAAGACGTGGCCCGCGTGGCCTCCTGCTGCCTGCGCCACCGCCTGCGCAAAGACCCCCTCGAGCAGGTGGATTCCGGCGACCGCGTGGTGAAGGTGTTCTGCAAGGTGTTTGAGCGCAGCGAGAGCAGCGACCGCGCTGATTTCGAACTGGCCCTCGCCGCCTGATCCCCCCACAATCAGCCCATGCGGATCCTCGGCATCGACCCGGGCCTCGCCCGGGTGGGCTACGGGGTGATCGACATCCAGGACGGATGCCAGCGCATGCTCGATTGCGGCATCATCCAGACCGATTCCGATCGCTCCGACGGTGATCGCATGGTTGAGATTGCGGGCGACCTGCGGCAGCTGATCCGGATCTGGCGCCCGGAACTGGCGGCCGTGGAGAAGTTTTTCTTCTACCGATCCAGCAACACCATCAACGTGGTGCAGGCGCGTGGCGTGGTGGTGATGACCCTGGCCCGCTTCAAGATCCCGATGGTGGAGTTCCCTCCCATGCAGATCAAACTCGCCGTGGCGGGGTTCGGCCATGCCGAGAAGGATGAAGTGCTGGAGGCGGTGATGCGGGAGTTGAACCTGGAGCAACCGCCCCGGCCGGATGATGCGGCCGATGCCCTGGCGGTGGCGCTGACGGCCTGGTTGCAGCGATGAACAGCAAGCCAACCCTGCGCCGTCACTTCAAAGCCCAGCGTCATCTGGGGGAGGCGGCCACGCGATCCATCCAGGACGCCGTGGCGGCGCTGATCGACCAGTCCAACTGCGGCAACCGCCATGTGGGGATCTACTGGCCCCTTCCAGGGGAGGTGGATATACGGCCGCTGCGGGATGGTCCCCATCCGCCCTTGGCCTTGCCGGTGGCCGATGGCAACGGCCGGCTCATCTACCGGAGCTGGGGTGAGGACCCGCTTCAGCCCGATGGCTGCGGCATTCCCGCTCCTGCCACAGGAGATGCACTGAACCCCGATCAACTGGCGCTGCTGCTGGTGCCGGCGCTTGCGGTGGACGGCGCGGGAATCCGCCTGGGCTACGGCGGTGGGTATTACGACCGGCTCAGGGCTGATCCCGCCTGGGCTGCCGTGCCGGCCTGGGTGGTTCTCCCCTCAACCTGCCTTGCGGCCGAAGCGTTGCCTCGAGAGTCCTGGGATGTTCCGTTCACCGGCTGGATCACGGAACAGGGTGCTGGTCGGCCCGCCTGAGGGGCCGCATCATGGGCACCATTGATCGCCCTTCCATGCTGCGTCTGCTGGCTCCACTGCTTCTGCTCGGCTCAGTGCTGCAGGGCGCGCTGCTGGCCCCTGCCAAAGCCCATCAGATCGAAAGTGCTCTGCAGTATCTCGATGGCGATCTGCAATTGAGCAGCAGCTTTTCAAACGGTGAGCCCACCCAGGGGGCCGTTGTTCGCCTGCTCAATGCCGATGGCACGCCAGGGCAGGAACTGGGCCGCACCGATGCCGAGGGACGCCTCAGCCTCGATCTCAGCAGCGTGGGCAACGGCACCGTTGATCTCCAGGTGGACGGTGGTCCAGGCCACCGCGACTACCTCGAACTTCCCGTTCAAGACGGCGAAGTGGATCTGAACGAGGTGGTCATGTTCCCCTTCAGCCTGGTGATGGTGGGGCTGCTGGTTAGCGTGCGACGTCGAAACGACTGAGCCCCGAATGGCCACCAGCACCGGCAGTGATGCCCTCGACCGGATGGTGGAGCGCCTGGGCGGCACCGCCGATCCAAAACGCCGCTACGAATACGTGCTCTGGTTGGCCAAGAAGCTCGCACCCATGCCGGCCGAGGAGCAGACCGACGACATCAAGGTGAAGGGATGTGTGTCGCAGGTGTTTGTGCGGGGTGCCCTCGATGAGGGAGTGATGCGCTGGCAGGGCGACTCCGATGCGCTGATCACCAAGGGACTGCTCGCATTGTTGATCCAGGGGCTGGATGGATTGACGCCGGCCCAGGTGCAGGCGGTGGACCCGGCCTTCATTGCAGCAACAGGCCTGCAGGCCAGCCTGACGCCCTCACGCGCCAATGGCTTCCTCAACATCCTCCTGGCCATGCAGGAGCAGGCCCGTCAACTGGACAGCTGACCCAAGCGCTGATCAGGACAGGGACAGAGACAGGAACAGAAGCCGAATCACGTCAATACATAGAGTCGCTCGCAAACGTTCCAACACGGATCACAGGGGATGGCAGCAAAGGTCGGCGTGGGTCTGCTGGGACTGGGCACGGTTGGCGGTGGAGTGGCATCGATCCTCCAGAACCCCAGCGAACGTCACCCGCTGGTGGGTGAACTGGAGCTGATCCGTGTTGCCGTCCGCGATCTGAACCGCCCCCGGCCCGTTGCTCTGGACGAAAGCCTGCTGACCACCGACCCATCGGCGGTGATTCAGGACCCAGCCGTGGACGTGGTGGTGGAGGTGATCGGTGGTCTAGAGCCGGCCCGGAGCCTGATTCTCCAGGCGATTGAAGCCGGCAAATCCGTGGTGACCGCCAACAAGGCCGTGATCGCACGCCACGGTCAGGAAATCGCTGAAGCCGCGGCCGCCGCCGGGGTGTACGTGCTGATCGAGGCCGCCGTGGGTGGCGGCATTCCCATCATTGAGCCGCTGAAGCAGTCCCTGGGGGGCAACCGCATCAACCGCGTCAGCGGCATCATCAACGGCACCACCAACTACATCCTCACCCGCATGGCTGAGGAGGGGGCCGCCTATGACGCGGTGCTCAAGGATGCCCAGGAGCTGGGCTACGCCGAAGCCGATCCGGCAGCGGATGTGGACGGTCTTGATGCGGCCGACAAGATCGCGATCCTTGCGACTCTGGCCTTCGGCGGCAGCGTGGATCGCGCTGCCGTTCCCACCGACGGCGTCAGTGGCCTGCAGGGCGTGGATGTGGATTACGCCAATCAACTGGGCTACGGCGTGAAGCTGCTGGCGGTGGCCGAGCGCATGGCGGAAAGCGGCGATCCCCTGCCCCTCTCCCTGCGGGTGCAGCCCACGCTGGTGCCCAAGGACCACCCCTTGGCCGGCGTGAACGGCGTCAACAACGCCATCCTTGTGGAAGGTGACCCCATCGGCCGGGTGATGTTCTACGGCCCCGGTGCGGGAGCCGGCCCGACCGCCTCTGCGGTGGTGGCCGACATCCTCAACATCGCTGGCATCCGCCAGGCCAGTGAAGGTCCCGGGAACGTGGATCCCCTGCTGGCCGCCAGCAGCTGGCGACCCTGCGCTCTGGTCGACTCAGGCGACATTCGCCAACGCCACTATGTGCGTTTCAAGACAAAAGACGCCCCCGGCGTGATCGGCAAGGTGGGTGGCTGCTTCGGCGAACGCAACGTGTCGATCCAGTCGATCGTGCAGTTCAATGCCAGCGACGCCGGCGCCGAGATCGTTGTGATCACCCATGAAGTGAGCCAACGCCAGATGAATGAAGCCCTGGACGCCATCCAGGCTTTGCCGGAGGTGTCTGGTCTCGCTGCTCACCTCGGCTGCCTCTAAGGAGAGCTTCCGCCCTGGCGAATGCCCCCTGGCGTGCGTCAGAGTGTCAAGAACTTTCACGGCACAGGCCTGAATCCTCAGATCTGTGCTCGAAACGGTTCATGCAGAACCTCACCTGTTCGAGTCCCGGTCAAGGCTGCCCCCTAGAGGAGGGGGTGAATCCGATGACGGTGCACCAGGGAGATTGCGTCAATCTCGACAGTGACAACGACACCTATCAAGTGATCGGCGTGGATGGTGACCACGACCGCTGCTGGGTGCGCCGCTGGCCCCTGCAGAGCAACGAGGGCTCACCGGTGTTCGAAATCTCGTTGGAAAGGATTCGCCAGGTCGGGTAAGTCCCTGTTGAATAGGCCGACCCGTGTTGATTGAGGCCCGTTGAAGCGCACCGATCGCCCCACGAGATGGACGTGTGGTGGCGCGCTGATGGCCATAGCCCTGACCATCACCCAGATGGGGTGTCAGGCCCCGCCCTCCACCAGCCGCATCACGGTGGCCTCAGCGGGCCGCATCAGCTCCCTGGATCCAGCCCAGGCCAGCACCCTCGGCGCCACGCAGCTGATCAGCGCCCTGGGGGATCCGCTCTATCGCCTCAGGCGGGATGGCTCCCTAGAACCCCGCCTGGCAGCCTCGGCCCCGGTTCTGAGTGATGGCGGTCGCACCGTCACGGTTCCCCTGCGCACCGATGTGCGATTCCACGATGGAACGCCGTTCGATGCCGCAGCCATGGCCTTCAGCCTGCGGCGCTTCCTCGAGATCGGAACCCTCAGCTATGTGGTGGGCGACCGGATTGCGGCGGTGGAGGAAGCCGACAGCCACACCCTGCGGCTGCGCCTCAGTCGCCCCTCCACATCCCTGCAGGGTCTGCTGACGTCGATCAACCTCACCCCGATTTCACCAACGGCCTACAGCAACCATCAGGACCGTTTTCTACACGACCGCTTTGTGGGGACAGGCCCCTACAAACTGACCCGCTTCAGCGAACATCAGCAACGACTGGAGCCCTTCGCCCAGTACTGGGGTGAGGCGCCGCGCAACAACGGCCTCGATCTGATAACGCTGAGCAACTCCACGGCGCTCTACGGGGCATTGCGCAGTGGCGAGGTGGATCTGCTGCTCTCCGCCTCGATCGACGAAGAC containing:
- the bchI gene encoding magnesium chelatase ATPase subunit I, with the translated sequence MTAPRKRRVFPFTAVIGQEEMKLALLLNVIDPRIGGVMIMGDRGTGKSTTIRALADLLPDIDVVAGDPYNSSASDPDLQSSEVRERMQQGETLSTEPRQVPMVDLPLGATEDRLCGTIDIEKALSEGVRAFEPGLLAKANRGLLYVDEVNLLDDHLVDVLLDSAASGWNTVEREGVSVRHPARFVLIGSGNPEEGELRPQLLDRFGMSVEVRTVRDPELRVQVVDQRTAFDSDPDGFSTAVEGNQNALQQRVVEAQQRLGQVTIDEDLRLRISAVCGELDVDGLRGDIVTNRAARALAAFEGRTEVSEEDVARVASCCLRHRLRKDPLEQVDSGDRVVKVFCKVFERSESSDRADFELALAA
- the ruvC gene encoding crossover junction endodeoxyribonuclease RuvC, producing MRILGIDPGLARVGYGVIDIQDGCQRMLDCGIIQTDSDRSDGDRMVEIAGDLRQLIRIWRPELAAVEKFFFYRSSNTINVVQARGVVVMTLARFKIPMVEFPPMQIKLAVAGFGHAEKDEVLEAVMRELNLEQPPRPDDAADALAVALTAWLQR
- a CDS encoding 5-formyltetrahydrofolate cyclo-ligase, producing MNSKPTLRRHFKAQRHLGEAATRSIQDAVAALIDQSNCGNRHVGIYWPLPGEVDIRPLRDGPHPPLALPVADGNGRLIYRSWGEDPLQPDGCGIPAPATGDALNPDQLALLLVPALAVDGAGIRLGYGGGYYDRLRADPAWAAVPAWVVLPSTCLAAEALPRESWDVPFTGWITEQGAGRPA
- a CDS encoding SufE family protein, which translates into the protein MATSTGSDALDRMVERLGGTADPKRRYEYVLWLAKKLAPMPAEEQTDDIKVKGCVSQVFVRGALDEGVMRWQGDSDALITKGLLALLIQGLDGLTPAQVQAVDPAFIAATGLQASLTPSRANGFLNILLAMQEQARQLDS
- a CDS encoding homoserine dehydrogenase gives rise to the protein MAAKVGVGLLGLGTVGGGVASILQNPSERHPLVGELELIRVAVRDLNRPRPVALDESLLTTDPSAVIQDPAVDVVVEVIGGLEPARSLILQAIEAGKSVVTANKAVIARHGQEIAEAAAAAGVYVLIEAAVGGGIPIIEPLKQSLGGNRINRVSGIINGTTNYILTRMAEEGAAYDAVLKDAQELGYAEADPAADVDGLDAADKIAILATLAFGGSVDRAAVPTDGVSGLQGVDVDYANQLGYGVKLLAVAERMAESGDPLPLSLRVQPTLVPKDHPLAGVNGVNNAILVEGDPIGRVMFYGPGAGAGPTASAVVADILNIAGIRQASEGPGNVDPLLAASSWRPCALVDSGDIRQRHYVRFKTKDAPGVIGKVGGCFGERNVSIQSIVQFNASDAGAEIVVITHEVSQRQMNEALDAIQALPEVSGLAAHLGCL